One window from the genome of Rariglobus hedericola encodes:
- a CDS encoding ABC transporter ATP-binding protein, producing the protein MRRFRPYFSYLKAVRGSIILALLCGIVYGAANGAGLPLMVKKIFPKIFDPEAARLTDWQLMLIALWLPTIFALRGVAGYFNSYLIQYAGTRILEALRLDYFRKLQVLPVSFLQRQKTGDLISRGMTDTQTLQTALTTFANDIFKQPTTLIGALGYLGYLAYTERGVWLVLVSMAVIPLCILPIRYVGKRLINRARQLQGQLGQVSERFSENLNAAREVRAFSLEEIEINRLRTLTNSLVVSQMKVTKYTQALTPSIELISAAGISMTLVYAYKTGLSLPAFVSIITALYTCYDPIKKLGALQNITKIGSAALDRLEVVLNAPNSIADPVNPVPLGRAQGNLAFEHVVLTYDNDTAALRDVSISIPAGTTCALVGPSGAGKSTFANLVPRFYDVSSGRITLDGVDIRDVSLADLRRNIAIVSQEPVLFNDTVYNNLLLGRHDATREEVEQAARDAFAHDFILTLPQGYETIVGERGATLSGGQRQRLAVARAFLRNAPILILDEATSALDSESEAAIQLALRKLVVGKTVLIIAHRFSTIRDASLILVFDQGRIIDAGPHTELYERNPLYKGLYNRQGSFETA; encoded by the coding sequence ATGCGTCGTTTCCGTCCCTACTTTTCCTACCTCAAAGCGGTTCGCGGATCCATCATCCTGGCGCTTCTGTGCGGCATCGTCTACGGCGCCGCCAACGGCGCCGGCCTGCCATTGATGGTAAAGAAAATCTTCCCCAAGATTTTCGATCCTGAAGCGGCGCGCCTGACCGATTGGCAGCTTATGCTGATCGCGCTGTGGCTGCCCACCATCTTTGCGCTGCGTGGAGTCGCCGGATACTTCAACAGCTACCTGATCCAATACGCCGGCACCCGCATTCTGGAGGCTTTGCGTCTGGACTACTTCCGCAAGCTGCAGGTGTTGCCCGTATCGTTTCTGCAGCGGCAAAAAACCGGCGACCTCATCTCGCGAGGCATGACCGATACGCAGACGCTGCAGACCGCGCTCACGACGTTCGCCAACGATATTTTCAAACAGCCGACCACCCTGATCGGCGCACTGGGTTATCTGGGTTATCTGGCCTACACGGAACGCGGCGTCTGGCTGGTATTGGTGAGTATGGCGGTGATCCCGCTGTGTATCCTGCCCATTCGCTATGTAGGCAAACGCCTGATCAATCGCGCGCGCCAATTGCAAGGCCAGCTCGGTCAGGTTAGTGAACGCTTCAGCGAGAATCTCAACGCCGCCCGCGAAGTGCGAGCTTTCAGCCTCGAGGAAATCGAAATCAACCGTCTGCGCACGCTCACCAACAGTCTGGTGGTTTCGCAGATGAAGGTGACCAAATATACCCAGGCACTCACGCCTTCGATCGAGCTCATATCGGCCGCCGGCATCTCAATGACCCTAGTGTATGCCTACAAGACCGGCCTGTCCCTGCCGGCGTTTGTCTCCATCATCACCGCACTCTACACCTGCTACGATCCCATCAAGAAACTGGGCGCGCTGCAGAACATTACCAAGATCGGCTCGGCCGCACTGGACCGTCTGGAAGTGGTGTTAAACGCCCCCAACTCCATCGCCGACCCGGTGAATCCCGTGCCCCTTGGCCGCGCCCAAGGCAATCTCGCGTTCGAGCATGTAGTGCTCACGTATGACAACGACACCGCGGCGTTGCGCGATGTGAGCATTTCCATTCCGGCCGGCACCACCTGCGCACTGGTCGGTCCGAGCGGCGCCGGCAAATCGACCTTCGCCAACCTCGTGCCGCGGTTTTACGATGTGTCCTCGGGTCGCATCACGTTGGATGGTGTTGATATTCGCGATGTCTCCCTCGCTGACCTTCGTCGCAATATCGCCATCGTATCCCAGGAGCCGGTGCTTTTTAACGACACTGTCTACAACAACCTTCTCCTCGGCCGCCACGACGCCACGCGCGAAGAAGTCGAACAAGCCGCGCGCGATGCGTTCGCCCACGATTTTATCTTAACCCTGCCGCAAGGCTACGAAACCATCGTGGGAGAGCGCGGCGCCACGCTCTCCGGAGGCCAGCGCCAGCGTCTCGCGGTGGCCCGTGCCTTCCTGCGAAACGCACCGATCCTCATCCTTGATGAGGCCACCAGCGCCCTCGACAGCGAAAGCGAAGCCGCCATTCAGCTCGCGCTTCGCAAACTCGTCGTGGGCAAGACTGTGCTGATTATTGCGCATCGCTTCAGCACCATTCGCGATGCCTCGTTGATCCTGGTGTTTGATCAAGGCCGGATCATCGATGCGGGCCCGCACACCGAGTTGTATGAGCGCAACCCTCTCTACAAGGGTCTCTATAACCGCCAAGGTTCGTTTGAGACGGCCTGA
- the hydA gene encoding dihydropyrimidinase: MSLFIKNGEIVTATERYIADIYCEGETISAIGRNLPAPTGAEIIDATGKYIFPGFIDPHTHIYLPFMGTYSKDTYTTGTQAALVGGTTTIFDMCCPSRAMSAKEGFDTWNTQSDGKACCDYSYHMGVTKFDDASANQLRAIVAAGVSSFKIFLAYKGAFGIDDTELYRTLKLAKELGVIVTAHCENETLIAERQKELLAAGKTDPAQHHESRPPLVEAEGVHHLMTFAELTGTSVYIVHLSCEEALKNAVDARLRGVDVSVETLIQYLLIDKTYAEKTDLEGAKFVMSPPLRDARNQPVLWNALRTGLIQTVATDHAPFDFKDQKPMGAADFTKIPNGIPALEDRINLLYTYGVKTGRLDLNTFVNVASTQAAKLFGLFPRKGCIQIGADADLVIYDPAYRGKISAATQTMNVDYSGFEGWPIEGRPSVVTVRGEVAVRGGKFTGTIGRGQFLKRAPNHF; the protein is encoded by the coding sequence ATGAGCCTCTTCATTAAAAACGGCGAAATCGTCACCGCCACCGAACGCTACATCGCCGACATTTATTGCGAGGGTGAAACCATTTCAGCCATCGGCCGGAATCTCCCTGCGCCGACCGGAGCCGAGATCATTGATGCCACCGGAAAATACATCTTCCCCGGCTTCATCGATCCGCACACGCACATCTATCTTCCGTTCATGGGAACGTATTCGAAAGATACTTACACCACAGGAACGCAGGCCGCTCTGGTGGGAGGAACCACCACCATCTTTGACATGTGCTGCCCTTCGCGCGCGATGTCAGCCAAGGAGGGCTTCGACACCTGGAATACCCAGTCCGACGGCAAAGCCTGCTGCGATTACAGCTACCACATGGGCGTGACCAAATTCGATGACGCCTCGGCCAATCAACTCCGCGCCATCGTTGCGGCAGGCGTATCGTCTTTCAAAATCTTCCTGGCCTACAAAGGCGCGTTCGGCATCGACGACACGGAACTTTACCGGACCCTCAAACTGGCCAAGGAACTGGGCGTCATCGTCACCGCCCACTGCGAAAACGAGACGCTTATCGCCGAGCGTCAAAAGGAACTGCTCGCCGCGGGAAAAACCGATCCCGCCCAACATCACGAGAGCCGTCCGCCACTCGTCGAGGCCGAGGGCGTCCACCACTTGATGACGTTCGCCGAGTTGACCGGCACTTCCGTTTACATCGTTCACCTGAGTTGCGAAGAAGCCCTCAAGAACGCCGTTGATGCCCGCCTCCGCGGCGTCGATGTCTCCGTCGAAACACTCATCCAATATCTGCTCATCGACAAAACCTACGCCGAAAAAACCGACTTAGAGGGTGCCAAATTTGTCATGTCCCCACCGCTGCGCGACGCCCGCAACCAGCCCGTGCTCTGGAACGCTCTTCGCACCGGCCTCATTCAAACCGTCGCCACGGACCACGCTCCGTTTGATTTCAAAGATCAAAAACCCATGGGTGCCGCCGATTTCACGAAGATACCCAACGGAATCCCCGCGCTCGAGGACCGCATCAACCTACTCTACACGTATGGCGTTAAAACCGGCCGCCTCGACCTGAATACCTTCGTGAATGTCGCCAGCACTCAAGCCGCCAAACTCTTCGGTCTTTTCCCTCGCAAGGGCTGCATTCAAATCGGCGCGGACGCCGATCTCGTCATCTACGATCCGGCTTATCGTGGTAAAATTTCTGCCGCCACCCAGACGATGAACGTGGATTACAGCGGCTTCGAAGGCTGGCCCATCGAAGGTCGTCCGTCCGTCGTCACCGTTCGCGGAGAGGTCGCCGTCCGTGGCGGCAAATTCACCGGAACCATCGGCCGCGGCCAATTCCTGAAACGCGCTCCGAACCATTTCTGA
- a CDS encoding ABC transporter permease yields the protein MFRFIARRLLETIPVLFIIVTATFFMVRFVPGGPFDSEKATTPEIRANLEAYYGLNLPLHQQYTNYLKAVVLHGDLGRSTKYASRTVNEIIADKLPASLQLGGLSLLIALALGLTAGVIAAVKRNTKIDYFASSFAMVGICVPTFVLGPLLVLVFAIHLGWFSASGWYEWQDRILPSITLGIVYAAGIARLTRGGMLEVLNLDYIRTARAKGASETRIIFKHALRGGLLPVVSYLGPAIAGILTGSFVIETIFQIPGLGREFVNSAFNRDYTLVLGTVILYAVLIIALNLVVDVVQVWLNPKLKFE from the coding sequence ATGTTTCGCTTCATCGCCCGACGTCTTCTGGAGACGATTCCCGTCCTCTTCATCATCGTCACGGCCACTTTTTTCATGGTGCGGTTCGTCCCCGGCGGTCCCTTTGACAGCGAGAAGGCCACGACGCCCGAGATCCGCGCCAACCTCGAAGCCTACTACGGCCTGAACCTCCCGCTTCACCAGCAATACACCAACTACCTGAAGGCCGTCGTGCTCCACGGTGATCTTGGCCGCTCGACCAAATACGCCAGCCGCACCGTTAACGAAATCATCGCCGACAAGCTCCCGGCGTCCCTCCAACTCGGCGGGCTGTCCCTCCTCATCGCGCTGGCCCTCGGACTCACCGCCGGAGTGATCGCTGCGGTAAAGCGCAACACGAAGATTGATTACTTTGCATCGTCCTTCGCGATGGTAGGCATCTGCGTGCCGACTTTCGTGCTCGGGCCGTTACTGGTTCTCGTGTTCGCCATTCACCTCGGCTGGTTCAGCGCCTCGGGCTGGTATGAATGGCAGGATCGCATTTTGCCCTCAATCACCCTCGGCATCGTTTACGCCGCCGGCATCGCGCGCCTGACACGCGGAGGCATGCTGGAGGTTCTCAACCTTGATTACATTCGCACTGCCCGCGCCAAGGGAGCTTCCGAAACCCGGATCATTTTCAAACACGCGCTACGCGGAGGCCTGCTGCCCGTGGTTTCTTATCTCGGGCCCGCGATCGCAGGTATTCTCACGGGTTCGTTTGTCATCGAGACGATTTTCCAGATCCCCGGCCTCGGCCGCGAATTCGTCAACAGCGCCTTCAACCGAGACTACACCTTGGTGCTCGGCACCGTGATTCTTTACGCAGTCCTTATCATTGCCCTCAACCTCGTCGTCGACGTGGTCCAGGTGTGGCTCAACCCGAAACTCAAATTTGAGTAA
- a CDS encoding NCS1 family nucleobase:cation symporter-1 yields the protein MAEITSSPLYNADLAPVDPAKRTWTTWHIAALWVGMAVCIPTYTMAGNLIGTGMNWWQALITIFLGNVIVLIPMTLNAHPGTAYGIPFPVLLRASFGTRGANIAAVMRGIVACGWFGIQTWIGGSAIYATAALIFSFDPATAPALPVLGISAGQFFCFLLFWALNIYFIVRGMDSIKWLEALSAPFLLLVGAALIVWAYNAAHGFGPIFSQPSKFATTSEFWPVFGASLTAQVGFWATLSLNIPDFSRFAKNQRSQIIGQAIGLPPTMVLYSFVGIVATSATIVVFGEAIWDPVQLIARFNSPVLSVIALLALSIATLSTNIAANVVSPANDFANLAPRLISFKTGGIITAVIGVAMFPWKLMADPTGYIFTWLIGYGALLGPIAGIMIADYFVIRKRRLDVDALYDPTGSYSFTKGFSLAGLGAFTLAVLPNLPGFLAVTHVIAADSIPPIFHTLYNQAWFVGFALAFALYIAFRKLSKPA from the coding sequence ATGGCCGAAATCACCTCCAGCCCTCTCTACAACGCCGACCTCGCCCCCGTCGATCCGGCGAAACGCACGTGGACCACCTGGCACATCGCCGCGCTCTGGGTCGGCATGGCCGTGTGCATCCCGACTTACACGATGGCGGGCAACCTCATTGGCACCGGCATGAACTGGTGGCAGGCTCTCATCACCATCTTCCTCGGCAACGTCATCGTGCTCATCCCGATGACCCTCAACGCCCATCCCGGCACCGCCTATGGTATCCCGTTTCCCGTCCTCCTCCGCGCCAGCTTCGGAACACGCGGTGCCAACATCGCCGCCGTCATGCGCGGTATCGTCGCCTGCGGTTGGTTTGGTATCCAGACATGGATCGGGGGCTCCGCCATCTACGCCACCGCCGCGCTCATCTTCAGTTTCGATCCGGCCACCGCCCCCGCGCTCCCCGTCCTCGGCATCAGCGCCGGACAATTTTTCTGCTTCCTCCTCTTCTGGGCGCTCAACATCTACTTCATCGTGCGCGGCATGGACTCGATCAAATGGCTCGAAGCCCTGTCCGCGCCGTTTCTCCTTCTCGTCGGCGCCGCGCTCATCGTATGGGCCTACAACGCCGCCCACGGCTTCGGCCCCATCTTTTCACAACCCTCCAAGTTCGCTACTACCTCCGAATTCTGGCCGGTCTTCGGCGCCAGCCTTACCGCACAGGTCGGCTTCTGGGCCACGCTCTCGCTCAACATCCCCGACTTCTCCCGCTTCGCCAAAAACCAGCGCTCCCAGATCATCGGCCAGGCCATTGGTCTTCCGCCGACCATGGTGCTCTATTCCTTTGTCGGCATCGTCGCGACCAGCGCAACCATCGTAGTCTTCGGCGAAGCCATCTGGGATCCCGTCCAGCTCATCGCCAGGTTCAACAGCCCCGTCCTCTCCGTCATCGCATTACTCGCGCTTTCCATCGCGACGCTCTCCACCAACATCGCCGCCAATGTCGTTTCACCCGCCAACGACTTCGCCAACCTCGCTCCTCGACTCATCAGTTTCAAAACCGGCGGCATCATCACCGCTGTTATTGGCGTAGCGATGTTTCCGTGGAAGCTCATGGCTGATCCCACCGGCTACATTTTCACCTGGCTCATCGGCTACGGAGCGCTCCTCGGCCCCATCGCCGGCATCATGATCGCCGACTACTTCGTCATCCGCAAACGCCGCCTCGACGTCGACGCCCTCTACGACCCGACCGGCTCCTACAGCTTCACCAAAGGCTTCAGTCTCGCCGGACTCGGTGCGTTCACCCTCGCCGTGCTGCCCAACCTGCCCGGCTTTCTCGCCGTCACTCACGTCATAGCGGCGGATTCGATCCCGCCGATCTTCCACACCCTCTACAACCAAGCGTGGTTCGTCGGCTTCGCCCTCGCCTTCGCCCTCTACATTGCCTTCCGCAAACTCTCCAAACCCGCCTGA
- a CDS encoding peptide ABC transporter substrate-binding protein: MFTPLFRRAGLLATAFLLIFIAGCSKKEVSTETANGKVLRIGNGAEPEDIDPQVVTGVGENKIITALIEGLVTYSPDGGIAPGVAETWEISADGLLYTFHLRDNAKWSNGDPVTAQDFVRSFQRMLTPSLGAEYAYKLFHLVNGEEFNTGKITDFAQVGAKALDARTLQLTLKHRTPFLLESLKHYAWFPVHIPTVEKFGGLTRKGSAWTRPGNYVGNGPFNLVSWKPNQKITVTRSATYWDHATVKLDGIEFYAIDKDDTEERLFRTGELDYSYTLPLNKIETYRREHQDTYRQTPYYGVYFYRLNTTRKPLDDKRVRRALALAIDRESLIKNILRSGGQSPALNFTPPSDKFTSNARIAGDLDEAKRLLVEAGYPEGKNMPPVEILFNTSESHRVIAEAIQQMWKTRLGVNALIVNQEWKVYLNSQQTLNYQVARAGWIGDYDDPNTFLDMWVTGGGNNQTGWSNAEYDRLLHGALATPTEEARMAVYQKLEAILADEVPVIPIYFYSRIYAISPKVKNWITTPLDNRAWKWVDLAD, encoded by the coding sequence ATGTTCACGCCCCTTTTTCGTCGTGCCGGCCTGCTCGCCACCGCCTTTCTGCTGATCTTCATCGCCGGCTGTTCTAAAAAAGAAGTCTCCACCGAAACCGCGAACGGCAAAGTTCTCCGCATCGGCAACGGCGCTGAACCCGAGGATATCGATCCGCAGGTCGTGACCGGTGTCGGGGAAAACAAGATCATCACCGCGCTCATCGAAGGGCTCGTCACCTACTCGCCCGACGGTGGCATCGCCCCCGGTGTTGCGGAAACCTGGGAAATTTCCGCCGACGGCCTGCTCTACACGTTCCACCTGCGAGACAATGCAAAATGGTCCAACGGCGATCCCGTCACCGCCCAGGATTTCGTGCGTTCATTCCAACGCATGCTCACGCCGTCGCTTGGTGCCGAATACGCCTATAAACTTTTCCATCTCGTCAACGGCGAGGAGTTCAACACCGGGAAAATCACCGATTTCGCCCAAGTCGGCGCCAAGGCCCTCGATGCCCGCACGCTGCAACTCACGCTCAAGCACCGCACGCCCTTCCTCCTCGAATCACTCAAGCACTACGCGTGGTTTCCCGTGCATATTCCCACCGTCGAAAAATTTGGCGGACTCACCCGCAAGGGCAGCGCATGGACCCGTCCCGGCAACTACGTGGGCAATGGCCCGTTCAACCTCGTTAGCTGGAAACCCAACCAGAAAATCACCGTCACCCGTTCCGCGACTTATTGGGACCACGCGACGGTGAAGCTCGATGGCATTGAGTTCTACGCGATCGACAAGGACGACACCGAGGAGCGCCTCTTCCGCACCGGCGAACTCGATTATTCCTACACGCTCCCGCTCAACAAAATCGAGACCTACCGCCGCGAACATCAGGACACTTACCGGCAGACGCCTTACTACGGCGTTTACTTTTATCGCCTCAACACCACCCGAAAACCGCTCGACGACAAACGCGTTCGTCGCGCCCTCGCCCTCGCCATCGATCGTGAATCCTTGATCAAAAATATTCTGCGCAGCGGCGGCCAAAGTCCTGCGCTTAACTTCACGCCCCCTTCCGATAAATTCACCTCGAATGCTCGCATCGCCGGCGATCTCGACGAAGCCAAACGCCTGCTCGTCGAAGCGGGTTACCCTGAGGGCAAGAACATGCCGCCGGTTGAGATTCTCTTTAATACTTCGGAGAGCCACCGCGTCATCGCCGAAGCCATTCAACAGATGTGGAAGACCCGTCTGGGTGTGAATGCCCTGATCGTAAATCAGGAGTGGAAAGTGTATCTCAACTCCCAGCAGACCCTGAATTATCAGGTCGCCCGCGCAGGTTGGATTGGCGACTACGATGATCCCAACACCTTCCTTGATATGTGGGTGACCGGCGGAGGCAACAACCAGACCGGCTGGTCCAACGCCGAATACGATCGCCTGCTTCACGGCGCACTGGCCACGCCCACCGAAGAAGCCCGCATGGCTGTATATCAAAAACTAGAAGCAATCTTGGCCGACGAAGTGCCGGTCATCCCGATTTATTTTTACTCCCGCATCTATGCGATCAGCCCCAAGGTCAAAAACTGGATCACCACGCCGCTCGACAACCGTGCATGGAAGTGGGTGGACTTGGCCGATTAA
- a CDS encoding aspartate aminotransferase family protein, with product MPTLPPCSYVPQPYTGPTPDEILAMRQAHVNPGIFHYYKKPLTIVEGKGQWLFDETGRRYLDGFGGIVTVSVGHCHPHVNAAANAQNALIQHTTTIYLNPNIALYARDLAAKMPGDLKVVYFVNSGSEANDLALLMARAYTGNYDVVALRNAYHGGSQSTMGLTSHHTWKYNVPGGFGVHHALMPDSYRGPFVGDPDAATKYADDIQNLIQFGTSGRIAAFFAESIQGVGGTIVFPDGYLKKAYAHARAAGGLCVADEVQAGFGRTGTHYWGFETQGVIPDIVTMAKGIGNGCPLAAVVTTPEIAKTLAARIHFNTYGGNPVCTAMGRAVLEVIDQEGLQANSLARGAQLKAGFAKLAEKHTLIGDIRGLGLMLGVELVKDRTTKEPATAECLAVFEKCRELGLLIGKGGLKGNTLRIKPPMCITEADADFLLAVLDEALAGV from the coding sequence ATGCCCACTCTCCCTCCCTGCTCCTACGTCCCTCAGCCCTACACCGGTCCCACTCCCGACGAAATTCTCGCGATGCGTCAGGCGCACGTGAACCCGGGCATTTTTCATTATTATAAAAAGCCACTCACCATCGTTGAGGGCAAAGGCCAGTGGCTCTTCGACGAAACCGGCCGCCGTTATCTCGATGGTTTTGGTGGCATCGTCACCGTCTCCGTCGGCCATTGCCACCCGCACGTCAACGCCGCCGCCAATGCCCAGAACGCGCTCATCCAGCACACGACGACGATCTACCTGAATCCCAACATCGCGCTCTACGCCCGCGACCTCGCGGCCAAGATGCCCGGCGATTTGAAGGTCGTTTACTTCGTCAACTCCGGCTCCGAGGCCAACGACCTCGCCCTCCTGATGGCCCGCGCCTACACCGGCAACTACGACGTCGTCGCCCTGCGCAACGCCTACCACGGCGGCAGCCAGTCCACCATGGGCCTCACCTCCCACCACACCTGGAAATACAACGTTCCCGGCGGCTTCGGCGTCCACCACGCGCTCATGCCCGACTCCTACCGCGGCCCCTTCGTCGGTGATCCCGATGCCGCCACCAAATATGCCGATGACATCCAGAACCTGATCCAATTCGGCACTAGCGGCCGCATCGCAGCCTTCTTCGCCGAATCCATCCAGGGAGTCGGCGGCACCATTGTCTTCCCTGACGGGTATTTGAAAAAGGCTTACGCCCACGCCCGCGCCGCCGGCGGTCTCTGCGTGGCCGACGAAGTTCAGGCCGGCTTCGGTCGCACCGGCACGCACTACTGGGGTTTCGAAACCCAAGGCGTCATTCCCGACATCGTCACCATGGCCAAGGGCATCGGCAACGGCTGCCCGCTCGCCGCCGTCGTCACCACGCCCGAGATCGCCAAAACCCTCGCAGCCCGCATCCACTTCAACACCTACGGCGGCAACCCCGTTTGCACCGCGATGGGTCGCGCCGTCCTCGAGGTCATCGACCAGGAAGGTCTTCAGGCCAACAGCCTCGCTCGCGGCGCCCAACTCAAAGCGGGCTTCGCCAAACTCGCCGAGAAACATACCTTGATCGGCGACATTCGCGGACTCGGCCTGATGCTGGGCGTCGAGCTGGTCAAAGACCGCACCACCAAGGAACCCGCCACCGCCGAGTGTCTCGCCGTCTTCGAAAAATGCCGCGAGCTAGGGCTGCTCATCGGCAAAGGAGGACTCAAGGGCAACACCCTCCGCATCAAACCCCCGATGTGCATCACCGAGGCCGACGCCGACTTCCTCCTCGCCGTCCTTGATGAGGCGCTGGCCGGTGTTTAA
- a CDS encoding DciA family protein: MPPEPAPFSFQAEKLIAALRRVPDTTPARMKKRPTKELSGLVEELMIKFQIGRDSPEQLIRDNWAELVGAANAHYSHAVQIDARGRLTILAGHAVVRNELFIHRKMIVDRIKKLPGCGHVKELNIRAG, from the coding sequence ATGCCTCCGGAACCAGCACCTTTTTCCTTCCAGGCGGAAAAACTCATCGCCGCGTTACGCCGTGTGCCCGACACCACGCCGGCGCGTATGAAAAAGCGTCCGACCAAGGAACTCTCCGGCTTGGTCGAGGAGCTGATGATCAAATTCCAGATCGGCCGCGACTCCCCCGAACAGTTGATTCGCGATAACTGGGCCGAGCTCGTCGGCGCCGCCAATGCACATTATTCGCACGCCGTGCAGATCGATGCGCGCGGTCGTCTCACGATTCTCGCCGGCCACGCCGTGGTTCGCAACGAGCTCTTCATTCATCGCAAGATGATCGTCGACCGCATCAAAAAGCTTCCAGGCTGCGGACACGTGAAGGAACTGAACATCCGCGCCGGCTGA
- a CDS encoding ABC transporter permease, translated as MLSPAPEKLPSADLTIAQLEKGVSPWRDAWHRLRRNRLAVFSGIVLITLGILCVVGPWLSPYGYEDNNLDNTFSPPSFTHWLGTDQLGRDLFTRLMYGGRISLMVGLVATFVALTIGVIYGAVSGYAGGKLDRVMMRIVDIIYALPFTIFVILLTVMFGRDIKLIFIAIGAVEWLTMARIVRGQIMSIKRMEFIEAARSLGLSRPRILFRHMIPNILGPIIVYTTLTIPGVMLLEAFLGFLGLGVQPPMSSWGVLIKDGAERMEEYPWLLMFPGTVFSLTLFSLNFLGDGLRDALDVRSAKD; from the coding sequence ATGTTATCGCCCGCCCCCGAAAAATTACCGTCCGCTGATCTCACGATCGCGCAGCTCGAAAAAGGCGTCTCCCCGTGGCGCGACGCCTGGCACCGCCTTCGCCGCAACCGCCTCGCCGTTTTCAGCGGAATAGTGCTGATCACTCTGGGCATCCTCTGCGTGGTCGGCCCTTGGCTCAGTCCTTATGGTTACGAGGACAACAATCTCGACAACACGTTCTCGCCTCCTTCGTTCACGCACTGGCTGGGCACGGATCAGTTGGGCCGCGACCTGTTTACGCGGTTGATGTATGGTGGTCGCATCTCGCTCATGGTCGGCCTCGTCGCGACATTTGTCGCGCTCACCATCGGCGTGATTTACGGAGCCGTTTCCGGTTACGCCGGCGGCAAGCTGGATCGCGTCATGATGCGCATCGTTGATATCATCTACGCACTTCCGTTCACCATTTTCGTGATTTTGCTCACGGTGATGTTCGGGCGGGACATCAAACTCATCTTCATCGCAATCGGCGCGGTTGAATGGCTCACGATGGCCCGCATCGTTCGCGGTCAGATCATGTCGATTAAGCGCATGGAGTTCATCGAAGCCGCCCGCTCGCTCGGACTTTCGCGGCCGCGCATCCTGTTTCGCCACATGATCCCCAACATCCTTGGACCGATCATCGTCTACACGACGCTCACCATCCCGGGCGTCATGTTGCTGGAGGCCTTCCTCGGATTCCTCGGCCTCGGCGTGCAACCGCCCATGAGTTCCTGGGGCGTTCTCATCAAAGATGGAGCCGAGCGTATGGAAGAATACCCGTGGCTGCTCATGTTTCCCGGCACGGTATTTTCGTTAACCCTCTTCTCCCTCAACTTCCTCGGTGACGGCCTCCGCGACGCCCTCGACGTGCGCTCGGCCAAAGATTGA
- the rpsO gene encoding 30S ribosomal protein S15 has translation MSTIAKPEIISNYKIHDTDTGSSEVQVALLTARINHLTEHLRTHRKDFHSRRGLLQMASRRRKLLDYLKRHNLPKYNELLQRLSLRK, from the coding sequence ATGTCAACGATCGCCAAACCCGAAATCATCTCCAACTACAAAATCCACGATACGGACACCGGTTCTTCCGAAGTCCAGGTCGCGCTGCTGACCGCTCGCATCAATCACTTGACCGAGCACCTCCGCACCCACCGCAAGGATTTCCATAGCCGCCGTGGCCTTCTCCAGATGGCCTCCCGCCGCCGCAAGCTGCTGGACTATCTGAAGCGCCACAACCTGCCGAAGTATAACGAACTTCTGCAGCGTCTCAGCCTCCGCAAGTAA